TTAGCTGCTTTAGTGATTTGGATACCTTGGATCATGACTTTCTCCTAGTCCACTTGCGTGGTTATATAACTAATTAATGTAAATTTTTTAATTCTTGTTGAGCTGCTAATGATTTAGCGTATGTCCAATATAATAATCTTGATTTGAGTCAAATTACAACTAAAAACCGCAACTTTTTTACGGTGAATAGTTTGTGTTAAATCAATAAACCCTTTAAAAACAATGTAAGTACAAAATATTTGATACTATAAAAAATATTTTAAAGTGATAAATGTTGTAATTTTACTACAAATATTAACTTTACTAACGCTTTTGATAACGTAAGTTATTGCTTATTGGTAGCCCCTTGTAAGTGGTTACAGAAACAAGTTACAGGATAAATATGAAGTTTATTGGTGCCCATGTATCAGCGGCTGGTGGCGTCGACCAAGCGCCACTGCGCGCTCGTGAAATTGGGGCAACTGCGTTTGCTCTTTTTACTAAGAATCAGCGTCAGTGGCAGGCAAAGCCGCTCGAAGCGAAGACGATTTCTGCTTTCAAAGCCAACTGCAAAATGTTGGGCTTTTCCCCAGAGCAGATTTTGCCTCACGACTCCTATCTGATAAATCTTGGAGCTCCAGAAGCTGAAAAGCTGGAGAAATCTCGAGCGGCGTTTATTGATGAGATGGAGCGCTGTCAGCAGTTGGGACTGACTCTGCTCAACTTCCATCCAGGAAGTCACTTGAAGAAGATCAGTGAAGAAGTGTGCCTAGCCACTATAGCTGAATCAATTAATATCGCTCACCGAGCAGTGCCAGATGTGATCGCCGTGATTGAGAATACTGCGGGTCAGGGGACAAATTTAGGTTGGCGCTTTGAGCACTTAGCCGAGATCATTGAGCTAGTTGAGGACAAATCTCGCGTCGGGGTATGCATTGATACCTGTCATACTTTTGCCGCAGGTTACGATCTTAGTAGTGAAGATGCTTGCCGAGAAACCTTTGATGAGTTCGATCGCATCGTTGGCATGCACTATTTAAGGGCAATGCATCTTAATGATTCAAAAACAGAATTGTCTTCTAGGGTGGATCGTCATCATGCACTCGGCAAAGGTCATATCGGTTTATCCTGTTTTGAGTTCATTGCTAAAGATCGTCGTTTCGACCGTATCCCATTGATCTTAGAGACAATTGAACCCGATCTTTGGCCACAAGAAATAACCATGTTGAAAAAATGGTCAAATGAAACCCAAGAAAAAGTAGGGATTTAAGCGTAAGTTCACAAAGTTGGCATCAAACTTTCATTGGTTACATTGTGCAATGTTGCATTGGCAGCTTAGCAGCAGAATTGAAAACCATTAGGAGGCTATTATGGTCAGCAAAGTTTATGTTCAACCTCGTTTCATGCCAATTCCTAACCGTCACATTCAGGGACGTGGTCATTGGCGTACCCCGCAAAAGCAGCAGTAACCTAATCTGCTCTCAATGGTTTGTCTGGGAACTTCCCAGGCAACATTGAGTGTGCTCTGGTGCTTTGTTTCAATATAAAGTTCGCTACAATATGGCTTCGACATCCTTGGTTATCTAGTTATCGGAGCATCCATGTCCATTTCCTTGTCTTGGCAAGACGTTATCTCCCAAGAGCAGCAGCACCCTTACTTCCAGCAAACCCTTGAGTTTGTCCAAAACCAGCGTGATAGTGGAAAGGTGATTTTTCCCCCACAATCTGATGTGTTCAATGCATTTGATAGCACCGAGTTAAGTCAAGTCAAAGTGGTGATCTTGGGCCAAGACCCTTACCACGGTCCTAACCAAGCCCACGGTTTGTGTTTTTCTGTGTTACCCGGAGTAAAAACACCTCCATCTTTGGTCAATATGTATAAAGAGCTTGCAACGGACATTCCCGGCTTTGAGATCCCCGACCATGGATATTTGCAAAGTTGGGCCGATCAGGGAGTGTTGCTTTTAAACACAGTACTAACGGTTGAACAAGGCTGTGCACACTCCCACGCTAAAATTGGCTGGGAGACATTCACCGATAAAATCATCGAAGTGCTAAATCAGCATAACGAAAAGATAGTGTTCTTGCTTTGGGGAGCTCATGCTCAGAAAAAAGGTCGAATCATCGACCGTGACAAGCACCATGTCTTGGAGGCTCCGCATCCATCTCCGCTATCTGCTCGACGTGGCTTCTTTGGTTGTAAGCACTTTTCTCAAACCAACCAACTGCTTAGCCAAATGAATAAGACTCCAATTGATTGGCAGCCAAAACGCTAGTTGGTGAATAATTAATCAAGGTCAATGTGCCAAAATCGCTTCTGAGCTATGTTGTCTGATACAGGTTTGCAAACTGCGCTGCACTTTCTTGTGTGGTGATAGTGGCGTAAACCTGCGTCAGGCTAAATATAATAAGGAAGGAAGCTATGATGTTAGAAAGGATACGCCGCGAGCATGGCTACATGATGCGACTGTTGGCGATACTACGCAAAAAGCTCAATGCGCTCAAAAATGAAGAGCCGATCAATTACTCATTGGTTAAAGAGGTTGTAGATTACTTATGCAATCACTCTGAACGCACCCACCACCCTAAAGAAGATATCCTCTATCTTTACTACTTAGAGAAATACCCCGATGCCGCAGAAGTTGCTAACCTAGAAGCGGATCATGGTGATCTGGCCAATCTAACTCATGAGTTTCTCGATACCATAGAGATGATCTTGCAAGATGCTGTGGTGCCGCAGGATATTTTTATTCAAAAGCTCGAAGAATTCATTGCCAAGCAAAAACAGCACCTAGAACTAGAGGAGCAGCAAATCCTGCCAAAAATTGCCGACGTGTTTACCACCGAAGACTGGCAATACGTTGAAAGCAAATGGCATGCAGAAGAAGACGATCCCCTGTTTGGCGACACAATTGCCGATCGCTACAAACAGTTGGCCGAGCGTGTTCGTCAGGTGGATACCGAACAGGTATAAACCCGGAAAACAAATGAAAACAGGCGCCACGAATGGCGCCTGTAATGATTATAAGTCTATATCGTCTAAACTCAGATCCTGACCGATATCCATTTCCATCAGTTCTCTTTGCAGACGCTGTCTGTCTTTAATGGCTTCTATTTCACGCCATTTACGCTTAACAGGTTTACTCCGTGTTGATGTTGCACGTACCGGTTGAGCATCCATTGAATAGATATCATCGAGTTGAAAGCCTTCCATATGCGACCTCGCTTGTTATTGATGTTATCGGACTCCGTGTGAGCCTTTTTAGTAACATAGTTGCGCTGAGCATATCTATGACATATTTCTCATTTGTTTCGCTTAGATGAAGCTTTTATGGAGATTCAATGCCTAATTCACAATTTTTGGGTGGTTGTGCTGTATAAAAAATAAGCAAACAAATTTTTTTTTGCCGCTATAGTTATCCAAGGATTTTGTTAAATCGCAAACGTTTCCGTGATGTTGAGGTGTTGCTGCTGTGCTGCAAACGCTTCTTTTTAGTGAACAGTGTTCAGTTGAAATAGTGTGCAACAGCAGATTCTCAGCACGCCAGAGCGGGCAAAGGATGGGGGGAAATAAGGTCGAATTGATGACTCTTGCTTCAATCTTGTGCTTTTGTGTTAATAAGTTTCGACTGTTTATTTTGAATTTATTTATTTGTCATTGTTATAACTGTTAACACTTGCTGCAATTGCAGTCGATATCACTAGGTGTACTCAATTTGTGGCATATTGATTTTTGACGCTGTCCTCTGCATTATCCCCGCCGTCAAAATAACGATAACGCCTTTCGGCGATTGATTTGCAAACGACGACAAAGCTCCGTTAGTGCCATCAAATGGTCAGCTATCGAGAATTTTAGGTGCACCCAGTTGAGTGCTGCCGTGTCATAAACTCTGTGTGAGGTTCAAGTGACAGATCTAATCAATTTAATGAACGACCTACTTTGGGGGTCGATTCTAGTTTATTTATTGGTAGGTGTAGGTATCTACTTTACCGTTCGTCTGGGGTTCATCCAGTT
This portion of the Vibrio sp. SCSIO 43136 genome encodes:
- a CDS encoding DUF3545 family protein; the protein is MEGFQLDDIYSMDAQPVRATSTRSKPVKRKWREIEAIKDRQRLQRELMEMDIGQDLSLDDIDL
- a CDS encoding hemerythrin domain-containing protein, with the protein product MMLERIRREHGYMMRLLAILRKKLNALKNEEPINYSLVKEVVDYLCNHSERTHHPKEDILYLYYLEKYPDAAEVANLEADHGDLANLTHEFLDTIEMILQDAVVPQDIFIQKLEEFIAKQKQHLELEEQQILPKIADVFTTEDWQYVESKWHAEEDDPLFGDTIADRYKQLAERVRQVDTEQV
- the ung gene encoding uracil-DNA glycosylase; this translates as MSISLSWQDVISQEQQHPYFQQTLEFVQNQRDSGKVIFPPQSDVFNAFDSTELSQVKVVILGQDPYHGPNQAHGLCFSVLPGVKTPPSLVNMYKELATDIPGFEIPDHGYLQSWADQGVLLLNTVLTVEQGCAHSHAKIGWETFTDKIIEVLNQHNEKIVFLLWGAHAQKKGRIIDRDKHHVLEAPHPSPLSARRGFFGCKHFSQTNQLLSQMNKTPIDWQPKR
- the nfo gene encoding deoxyribonuclease IV codes for the protein MKFIGAHVSAAGGVDQAPLRAREIGATAFALFTKNQRQWQAKPLEAKTISAFKANCKMLGFSPEQILPHDSYLINLGAPEAEKLEKSRAAFIDEMERCQQLGLTLLNFHPGSHLKKISEEVCLATIAESINIAHRAVPDVIAVIENTAGQGTNLGWRFEHLAEIIELVEDKSRVGVCIDTCHTFAAGYDLSSEDACRETFDEFDRIVGMHYLRAMHLNDSKTELSSRVDRHHALGKGHIGLSCFEFIAKDRRFDRIPLILETIEPDLWPQEITMLKKWSNETQEKVGI